A region from the Drosophila mauritiana strain mau12 chromosome 2L, ASM438214v1, whole genome shotgun sequence genome encodes:
- the LOC117150412 gene encoding lipase 1, whose product MKMRCSLRMQLILLLGLCVFISRIQGQLIGGEEDEEDEEEEEEEEESVEDETPEDRLQRKNIKQDSTLSVDKLIAKYGYEAEVHHVTTEDGYILTMHRIRKQGAPPFLLQHGLVDSSAGFVVMGPNVSLAYLLADHNYDVWLGNARGNRYSRNHTTLDPDESKFWDFSWHEIGMYDLPAMIDHVLKVTGFPKLHYAGHSQGCTSFFVMCSMRPAYNAKVVSMQALAPAVYAKETEDHPYIRAISLYFNSLVGSSIREMFNGEFRFLCRMTEETERLCIEAVFGIVGRNWNEFNRKMFPVILGHYPAGVAAKQVKHFIQIIKSGRFAPYSYSSNKNMQLYRDHLPPRYNLSLVTVPTFVYYSTNDLLCHPKDVESMCDDLGNVTGKYLVPQKEFNHMDFLWAIDVRKMLYRRMLQVLGKVPEGSPEEANRSRREVRGRFIRS is encoded by the exons ATGAAGATGCGGTGCAGCCTGAGGATGCAGCTAATCCTGCTCCTGGGACTCTGTGTGTTCATCTCCAGGATCCAAGGCCAGCTGATTGGCGGCGAGGAGGACGaagaggatgaggaggaggaggaagaggaggaggagagcgTCGAGGACGAAACGCCGGAAGATCGACTGCAACGCAAGAACATCAAACAGGATTCGACTCTTAGTGTG GACAAATTAATCGCCAAGTACGGCTACGAGGCGGAGGTGCACCATGTAACCACCGAGGACGGATACATTCTCACCATGCACCGCATCCGCAAGCAGGGCGCCCCGCCCTTCCTCCTGCAGCACGGACTCGTGGACAGCTCGGCGGGATTTGTGGTAATGGGCCCCAACGTAAGCCTGG CCTACTTGCTGGCCGACCACAACTACGATGTCTGGCTGGGGAACGCGCGTGGCAATCGCTACTCGAGGAACCACACCACCCTCGACCCGGACGAGTCCAAGTTCTGGGACTTCAGTTGGCACGAGATCGGGATGTACGACTTGCCAGCGATGATTGATCACGTGCTAAAGGTGACCGGATTCCCGAAACTGCACTATGCCGGCCACTCGCAGGGATGCACCTCCTTCTTCGTGATGTGCTCCATGCGTCCCGCCTACAACGCCAAGGTCGTCTCCATGCAGGCCCTCGCACCCGCCGTTTACGCCAAGGAGACCGAGGACCATCCCTACATCAGGGCCATCAGTCTGTACTTTAAT AGCCTGGTAGGCAGCTCAATTAGGGAGATGTTCAACGGGGAGTTCCGGTTTCTGTGCCGGATGACGGAGGAGACAGAACGCCTGTGCATCGAGGCCGTATTTGGAATAGTGGGTCGCAACTGGAACGAGTTTAACAGG AAAATGTTCCCCGTGATCCTGGGTCACTACCCGGCAGGAGTGGCTGCCAAGCAGGTGAAGCACTTCATCCAGATCATCAAGAGCGGTCGCTTTGCTCCGTACAGCTACAGTTCCAATAAGAATATGCAGCTGTACAGGGATCATCTGCCACCTCGTTACAACCTGAGCCTGGTGACGGTTCCCACTTTCGTGTACTACTCCACCAATGATCTGCTATGCCACCCCAAGGATGTGGAGTCCATGTGCGATGACCTGGGCAACGTGACGGGCAAGTACCTGGTGCCGCAGAAGGAGTTCAACCACATGGACTTCCTCTGGGCCATCGATGTGCGGAAAATGCTCTACCGGCGTATGCTGCAGGTCCTCGGAAAAGTGCCAGAGGGCTCGCCAGAAGAGGCTAATCGATCCAGAAGGGAAGTCCGGGGAAGATTCATACGTTCTTAA
- the LOC117150414 gene encoding aminomethyltransferase, mitochondrial codes for MFRLSYRLPTALGGLRHASSAAGEGQRTALYDFHVQKGGKIVNFGGYALPVQYSDQSIIASHLHTRQVGSIFDVSHMLQTRIFGKDAAACLESVCTADILGTPEGSGSLTVFTNEAGGILDDLIVNKVSEKELYVVSNAAMQEQDKGIMKAAVDNFKSQGKDVTIEFLTPTDQSLVAVQGPQVAKELSKLLAKEASLDQLYFMSSFITTLAGIPNVRITRCGYTGEDGVEISVESSQAQKLTESLLESGVLKLAGLGARDSLRLEAGLCLYGSDIDSKTTPVEAALAWLVTKRRRTTRDFPGADVILGQLKEGVSRRRVGLQMLGTKPPPARSGVPIFSQGEQVGQVTSGCPSPSAGRNIAMGYVAEHLKAPGTKVEFKVRDKLYEAEVTKMPFVKANYYNRPRK; via the exons ATGTTCAGACTAAGCTATCGACTGCCCACCGCCCTCGGCGGTCTGCGCCacgcctcctccgccgccggcGAGGGTCAACGCACCGCCCTCTACGATTTCCACGTGCAAAAAGGCGGCAAGATCGTGAACTTCGGAGGCTATGCCTTGCCGGTTCAGTATTCGGATCAGAGCATTATAGCCTCCCACCTCCACACCCGCCAGGTGGGCTCCATCTTTGACGTATCGCACATGCTGCAGACCCGGATTTTCGGCAAGGATGCGGCCGCCTGTCTGGAGTCCGTTTGCACAGCGGACATTCTGGGCACGCCGGAGGGCAGTGGTAGCCTCACCGTCTTCACCAACGAGGCTGGCGGCATCCTGGACGATCTCATCGTGAACAAAGTCAGCGAAAAGGAACTCTATGTGGTCTCCAATGCGGCGATGCAGGAACAGGACAAAGGCATAATGAAGGCAGCTGTG GATAACTTTAAGTCACAGGGCAAAGATGTAACCATTGAATTCCTCACACCCACCGATCAATCTCTAGTTGCCGTCCAGGGTCCTCAAGTGGCCAAGGAACTATCGAAACTACTTGCCAAGGAAGCTTCTCTGGATCAACTCTACTTTATGAGCTCCTTCATCACCACATTGGCTGGAATCCCCAATGTCAGGATCACGAGATGTGGTTACACCGGCGAGGACGGTGTGGAGATATCGGTGGAATCCAGCCAGGCGCAGAAGCTCACCGAATCCCTTCTAGAGAGTGGAGTCCTCAAGCTTGCTGGTCTGGGAGCCAGAGATTCCCTGCGCCTGGAGGCGGGTCTCTGCCTCTATGGCAGTGATATCGATTCCAAGACGACACCCGTGGAGGCGGCTCTTGCCTGGCTGGTAACCAAAAGACGCCGCACAACCCGCGATTTTCCAGGAGCTGATGTGATCCTTGGCCAGCTAAAGGAGGGCGTCAGCCGTAGGCGAGTGGGTCTTCAGATGTTGGGTACCAAGCCACCGCCCGCTCGTTCTGGAGTGCCCATCTTTAGCCAGGGCGAGCAGGTGGGTCAAGTGACCAGTGGCTGCCCAAGTCCCAGTGCTGGACGCAACATTGCTATGGGATATGTCGCGGAACATCTAAAAGCACCCGGGACAAAGGTGGAGTTCAAGGTTCGAGACAAGCTCTACGAGGCCGAAGTCACCAAAATGCCCTTTGTAAAAGCTAACTATTATAACAGGCCAAGGAAATAA